GGCAAAATTTTGATCAAAAGAAAGTGCTGACGAGCCTCACAGCCTTCCTTGATCGCGAAATCAATCAGCTCGTGATGTCCGAAGGCTGGGGACGGGCTTATCCGTTACTGGTGCTCATGACGCAAACCGCGGTCATTGTGGCAGCGATCCTAATGGTGATCGTTTTATTGATTATGCTAAAAACCGCCCACTCTTGGCGGCAATTTTTGGTGGTCACGGGTCGCTCCACTTACATTATGGGGTATATGGGCGGATTTATGGCAGTCTTAACAACCGCTAGCCCGTTTTTAGGTGCCATTAGTGCCCGAATGCCGGTCAATACTGAACTGGCGCGCGATTTGCTTCTTGCGTATTCACCGTTGTGGCAGCGCGTGGCCGGTTGGACCATTGTCATTGGGTTGGTGATCGCGGCGCTGAGTCATTTTCTGCCAAGGCCGGCCGTCGATGAAAATGAGTCGGTGAATGCGGCATGACGGATTTATTGAATCGCATTAACGCGTTCGCCAGCCCAGAAACCTGCGTGTAAGGACCTCAGTCGCAATGGCCAAGGTCGGGCTATCACGCCTGAGGCCACTTACACGCCGGTTTCTAACCGGGCTGGCTCACGCTCACTAGAAAGGGAGGTTTCATGAAACGAGATAAGTGGCTTTGGTTGGCGTTATTGGTTGTGTTGCTTGTTGCCGGTGCCGGGTGGTATTGGTATAACAACCAGGCCGATACCCCGCCAACTAAAGAAGAAACCACGATTGGACGCACGGCGACGCTTTATTTGCATGGCTATTCTGGCGGTGCCGGGTCGACGAATACACTGATTCGCCGGGCTGAGGGGACCGGTGCGACCAAAGTGCTGACGGCAACGGTTGCTAAAAACGGCAAAGTTCAGTGGACCGGTGATCCGCATCGTGTCAGCAAGCCCATTGTTCAGGTGATCTTTCAAGACAACAAGAATCCTGACGTCGTGAAACTGGCAGATTGGTTGACGACGATTAATCGGCAGCTTTACCAGCGCTATGGTGTGCGCAATGTTAACTTTGTGGCACATTCAATGGGCAACATGGCGGTGATGTTTTACGCGGTTCGCAATCAGGATCAAGGCAAACTGCCGAAAATGAAGCACTATGTTGCCATTGCTGGGCATTTTGACGGCATTATTGGCATGGGGGATC
Above is a window of Lacticaseibacillus casei DSM 20011 = JCM 1134 = ATCC 393 DNA encoding:
- a CDS encoding alpha/beta hydrolase; this translates as MKRDKWLWLALLVVLLVAGAGWYWYNNQADTPPTKEETTIGRTATLYLHGYSGGAGSTNTLIRRAEGTGATKVLTATVAKNGKVQWTGDPHRVSKPIVQVIFQDNKNPDVVKLADWLTTINRQLYQRYGVRNVNFVAHSMGNMAVMFYAVRNQDQGKLPKMKHYVAIAGHFDGIIGMGDQPHQIKLAANGYPSPMDENYGELARLRDHFPKGVKVLNIYGDIHDGSDSDGRVANNSSRSLRYLVSPRAATYQEKEYFGRDAQHSALHENPQVAKAVDSFIW